The Thermus brockianus genome window below encodes:
- a CDS encoding glycosyltransferase family 4 protein encodes MHLLELLRAFRDRAELHLAVGQDEEDFLVKAARELGVETHLFAHMVQPIRPASDLRGLREVRDLIRRLRPDLVHAHSSKAGFLGRLAARSLGVRSVFTAHGWAFTDGVSPARRALALTLERLAGRVGDLVLAVSERDRELALRYRVVPPERIRVVWNGVPDTPLRASPGRYPPRIVMVGRFAPPKDHALLLRALAGLRALPWRLDLVGQGSLLPEVRALAERLGLGERVRFLGKRLDVDRILADAQVFVLASNWEGLPLSVLEAMRAGLPVVASDVGGVREAVLEGRTGYLVPRGDEGLLRERLALLLQDPHLRVALGSEGRRRYETHFTLERMLSQVWATYEELLAGGSSLVQTSLE; translated from the coding sequence ATGCATCTTCTGGAGCTCCTGAGGGCCTTCCGGGACAGGGCTGAGCTACACCTGGCCGTGGGGCAGGACGAAGAGGATTTCCTGGTGAAAGCTGCCCGGGAGCTTGGGGTGGAAACCCACTTGTTCGCTCACATGGTGCAACCCATCAGGCCTGCGTCGGATCTGCGGGGACTCAGGGAGGTAAGGGACCTCATCAGGAGATTGCGCCCCGATCTGGTCCACGCCCACTCTTCCAAGGCGGGCTTCCTAGGCCGGCTTGCGGCGAGGAGCCTGGGGGTGAGGAGCGTTTTTACAGCCCACGGGTGGGCGTTCACGGATGGGGTAAGCCCTGCACGGAGGGCTTTGGCGCTTACCCTAGAACGTTTGGCTGGCCGGGTAGGTGACCTCGTCCTTGCCGTTTCCGAAAGGGACCGGGAGCTTGCCCTACGCTACCGGGTGGTTCCCCCGGAAAGGATACGGGTAGTGTGGAACGGGGTTCCGGATACCCCATTGCGGGCCAGTCCCGGGCGGTATCCGCCCCGGATCGTCATGGTGGGGCGGTTTGCGCCTCCAAAAGATCACGCCCTTTTGCTGAGAGCCCTTGCAGGACTGCGAGCGCTACCTTGGCGCTTAGACCTGGTGGGCCAGGGGTCTCTTTTGCCCGAGGTCCGGGCCCTGGCGGAGCGCTTGGGCCTGGGGGAGCGGGTGCGTTTCCTCGGGAAGCGGCTGGATGTGGACCGGATCTTGGCTGACGCGCAGGTTTTTGTCCTGGCCTCCAACTGGGAGGGCCTGCCCCTTTCGGTGCTGGAAGCCATGCGGGCGGGGCTTCCCGTGGTGGCGAGCGACGTAGGGGGGGTAAGGGAAGCAGTGTTAGAGGGCAGGACGGGTTACCTGGTACCCCGGGGCGACGAGGGCCTTTTAAGGGAACGCCTCGCCCTATTGCTCCAGGACCCCCATTTGAGGGTGGCCCTAGGCAGCGAGGGACGGAGGAGGTATGAAACCCACTTTACGCTAGAGAGGATGCTTAGCCAGGTTTGGGCTACCTATGAGGAGCTTTTGGCGGGGGGTTCATCCCTTGTTCAGACGTCGCTGGAGTAG
- a CDS encoding flippase — MRRLVALLGSRTGRNLLYLYLAQGANYLFPLVTLPYLARVLGPEGFGVLALGQSLAVYLQLVVEYGFTLSGTREVARHREDREALAHIFAGVLGAKALLAVPALSLALLVQGLPSLKGKEEVVLAAFFWAVAWGFSPVWFFQGLERMREVALLEVLTRALATAGVLVWVRSPEQVHWPLFLNGAGALVATIMGTFWLKRDFPIRLPNLGDGWRFLRLGFGLFFFRLAVSLYTAANPLILSFFAPPAQVGLYGGAERITKAFLAMVDPFSRVFFPRFAHGVREDPKEAGRLASRVFLLMGGIGMGGALLLGLLAPWVVRLLLGPGYEGAVPLMRTLVFLLPLIALSNLLGIQWMLAWGMDRAFHAIIVGAGLVNLASASVFSYLWGPQGLAWAVVLVEALVTGSMLWYLHVRRRLPWEVAR; from the coding sequence GTGCGCCGCCTTGTTGCGTTGCTAGGTTCCCGCACGGGACGGAACCTCCTTTACCTTTACCTGGCTCAAGGAGCCAACTATTTGTTTCCCCTGGTTACTCTCCCTTACCTAGCCCGAGTCCTTGGGCCGGAGGGGTTTGGCGTTTTAGCGCTGGGGCAGTCCTTGGCGGTTTACCTGCAGCTCGTGGTGGAGTATGGGTTTACCCTTTCCGGGACGCGTGAGGTAGCCCGCCATCGAGAGGACAGGGAAGCCCTCGCCCACATCTTCGCCGGGGTTTTAGGTGCGAAGGCCCTCTTAGCGGTCCCCGCATTGTCTTTGGCCCTACTGGTCCAAGGGCTTCCAAGCCTGAAGGGTAAGGAGGAGGTGGTTTTAGCCGCTTTCTTTTGGGCGGTGGCTTGGGGATTTAGCCCGGTGTGGTTTTTCCAGGGGTTGGAGAGGATGCGGGAGGTGGCTCTCTTAGAGGTGCTTACCCGGGCCTTGGCTACGGCAGGTGTGCTTGTGTGGGTGCGTTCGCCGGAGCAGGTCCACTGGCCCCTTTTTCTGAACGGGGCGGGGGCCTTAGTGGCGACGATTATGGGTACCTTTTGGTTGAAGAGAGATTTCCCCATCCGTTTACCAAACTTAGGGGATGGTTGGCGTTTCCTCCGTTTGGGTTTTGGCCTCTTCTTTTTTCGCTTGGCTGTTAGCCTGTATACAGCGGCGAATCCTTTAATCCTGAGCTTTTTTGCTCCTCCGGCCCAGGTGGGTCTTTACGGGGGAGCGGAGCGAATTACTAAGGCCTTTTTAGCCATGGTGGATCCTTTTAGCCGGGTTTTTTTCCCCCGCTTTGCCCATGGGGTTAGGGAGGATCCCAAGGAAGCGGGGCGTTTGGCCAGCCGGGTTTTCCTTCTTATGGGGGGAATAGGAATGGGGGGCGCCTTGCTGCTTGGCCTTCTTGCCCCATGGGTGGTCCGCCTCCTTTTGGGCCCAGGTTATGAGGGGGCGGTCCCGCTTATGCGCACCTTGGTCTTCTTGCTTCCTCTTATTGCCCTATCCAACCTTCTGGGAATCCAGTGGATGTTGGCTTGGGGGATGGACCGGGCCTTCCACGCTATTATTGTAGGGGCTGGGTTGGTGAACCTGGCCTCGGCGAGTGTATTTAGCTATCTCTGGGGCCCCCAGGGGCTTGCGTGGGCGGTGGTCTTGGTGGAGGCTTTGGTCACAGGAAGCATGTTGTGGTACTTACACGTGCGGCGACGTCTTCCATGGGAGGTAGCTCGGTGA
- a CDS encoding glycosyltransferase family 2 protein yields MRRSGRAPVSVIIPCYRCEGTLERALESVALQTWLPAEVIIVSDGNPAEAVALLEDAVRRVVQSSSLNIRFVILSENRGPGAARNRGWEQASEEYVAFLDADDMWHPEKVERQVGWMTTHPSVAFTAHAYVPCLKGGTFLPRSFSEPKALSPYSLLWRNFIATPTVVLRRCLSFRFPEKRYAEDYALWLRIALSGFTPYYFKEGLAFGLKPPWGWAGLSANLWKMELGELDTYMLLAREKMIPWAAFPILAAWSLAKFSRRYLLSWVQRKWRSGSCFY; encoded by the coding sequence ATGAGGCGGAGTGGAAGAGCACCTGTAAGTGTGATTATTCCTTGCTACAGATGTGAGGGGACATTGGAGAGGGCTTTGGAGTCAGTGGCTTTACAAACGTGGCTTCCAGCAGAAGTTATCATTGTGAGTGACGGCAATCCTGCAGAAGCAGTTGCTCTGCTCGAAGATGCCGTACGGCGAGTCGTACAAAGCAGTTCTCTAAATATTCGCTTTGTGATTCTTTCTGAAAACCGGGGGCCGGGGGCTGCAAGGAACAGGGGTTGGGAGCAAGCTAGTGAAGAGTATGTGGCTTTTCTAGATGCGGACGACATGTGGCATCCTGAAAAGGTGGAGCGACAGGTTGGTTGGATGACAACTCACCCTTCAGTTGCTTTTACGGCACATGCCTATGTGCCCTGTCTGAAAGGAGGGACTTTTCTCCCCAGAAGCTTTTCTGAACCTAAAGCTCTTTCGCCGTATTCTCTATTGTGGCGCAATTTCATTGCAACCCCAACTGTTGTTTTGCGAAGATGCTTATCCTTCCGTTTTCCAGAGAAGAGGTATGCAGAGGATTACGCACTCTGGCTCCGAATAGCGCTAAGCGGATTTACGCCATATTATTTCAAAGAAGGCCTAGCGTTCGGGCTAAAACCTCCTTGGGGATGGGCAGGTCTTTCAGCTAACCTTTGGAAGATGGAACTGGGGGAGTTAGACACGTATATGTTGTTAGCTCGTGAGAAGATGATACCTTGGGCGGCGTTCCCTATCCTTGCGGCGTGGTCATTGGCGAAGTTTTCCCGGAGGTACCTGCTCAGTTGGGTGCAACGCAAATGGCGAAGCGGATCCTGCTTTTACTAG
- a CDS encoding Wzz/FepE/Etk N-terminal domain-containing protein: MAPETDVTLLDLLGALRRSWRWLLIGTLAVGILAGVVGSLLPPRYSSEIVLQINGEVEREIPPVLEYRFSGLGVDLFLLPHPAQLPWVSWVKSYAVQQGGGFRFVLEEEGGILKIRGYGATPEEAQGKVLEGYARLKERLRGKLQVFWDSYFKGEEMVLRQGLRDIREALRVLAQDDYDPTIRQRLRTTASLMELRLQQLKAYQEEQSLEALTEETLASGLFLLQPAQKPERPEERHSLRYGLVAALTFGLFGSLWVFSRELFRG, translated from the coding sequence ATGGCTCCTGAGACCGACGTGACCCTCTTGGATCTCCTTGGCGCCTTGCGGCGCAGCTGGCGTTGGCTTTTGATAGGTACCTTGGCTGTCGGGATATTGGCGGGGGTAGTTGGAAGCCTTTTGCCGCCTCGCTATAGTAGCGAGATAGTGCTTCAAATAAACGGTGAGGTTGAGAGAGAAATCCCCCCTGTTTTGGAATACCGTTTTTCTGGGCTAGGCGTTGACCTTTTCCTCCTCCCCCATCCGGCGCAGTTACCTTGGGTCAGTTGGGTCAAGTCGTATGCAGTACAGCAAGGTGGGGGATTCCGTTTTGTGCTGGAGGAGGAGGGAGGAATCTTGAAAATAAGAGGCTATGGGGCTACCCCCGAGGAAGCCCAGGGGAAGGTGCTCGAGGGCTACGCACGCCTGAAGGAGCGACTGAGGGGGAAGCTCCAAGTTTTCTGGGACAGTTATTTTAAGGGTGAGGAGATGGTACTCCGCCAGGGGTTGCGGGACATAAGGGAAGCCCTAAGGGTGTTGGCCCAGGACGATTATGACCCCACGATCCGCCAGCGCCTTCGCACGACGGCTTCCCTCATGGAGCTTAGGCTCCAGCAACTTAAGGCGTACCAGGAGGAACAGTCCTTAGAGGCGTTGACGGAAGAGACCTTAGCCTCGGGCCTGTTCCTCCTCCAGCCTGCCCAGAAGCCTGAAAGGCCCGAGGAGAGGCACTCCCTGCGGTATGGCCTCGTGGCCGCCCTAACCTTTGGGCTCTTTGGAAGCCTTTGGGTATTTTCAAGGGAGCTTTTCCGGGGCTAA
- a CDS encoding sugar transferase: MLVLLTALAHLLAFLSTDRMARYPGKESWGIAAFNLLLFSLLLVAVLALGRLYYSRGYLLSATFLCFPLLVFYLTRVPPVRLALVPGGVADWLRAHVGEKLPIARLDEVEGVVADLHHLDPKALPLLAEASLRGIPILHAASVYEGYTGRVPLGPHFNEGLMALAEMDRGLYPWFKRLWEVGLVLFLSPLILVLGVLVALLVYWDLGRPVIFAQERVGLGGRPFKAYKFRTMRGAPREGVYVGEEEARLTPLGRFLRRYRLDELPQFWNILKGDMSLVGPRPEQRVLAEVYAKEIPLYPLRHSVRPGLTGWAQVQQGYTEGVEGTRLKLSYDLYYIKHLSFWLDLRILVKTLWVIGTGFGAR; the protein is encoded by the coding sequence GTGCTGGTGCTCCTTACGGCCCTCGCCCACCTTCTCGCCTTTCTCTCCACCGACCGAATGGCCCGCTATCCTGGGAAGGAGTCCTGGGGGATTGCGGCCTTCAACCTTTTGCTCTTTAGCCTTCTTTTGGTGGCGGTGTTGGCCCTGGGGCGGCTTTACTACTCCAGGGGCTATCTCCTATCGGCCACTTTCCTTTGCTTTCCCCTCTTGGTGTTTTACCTCACCCGCGTGCCCCCTGTGCGGCTTGCGCTCGTTCCTGGTGGGGTAGCAGATTGGCTGCGGGCGCATGTTGGGGAAAAACTTCCCATCGCCCGCCTGGATGAGGTGGAGGGGGTGGTGGCGGACTTGCATCACCTGGATCCCAAGGCCTTACCCCTCTTGGCGGAGGCTTCCCTGAGGGGGATCCCCATCCTCCATGCGGCGAGCGTGTATGAGGGGTATACGGGTAGAGTCCCTTTGGGGCCACACTTTAACGAAGGGCTTATGGCCTTGGCGGAGATGGACCGGGGGCTTTACCCTTGGTTCAAGCGTTTGTGGGAAGTAGGGCTGGTCCTTTTCCTATCTCCCCTAATCCTTGTCCTGGGCGTTTTGGTGGCCCTTCTTGTGTATTGGGACCTTGGCCGGCCTGTGATTTTCGCGCAGGAGCGCGTGGGTTTGGGGGGGCGTCCTTTTAAGGCGTACAAGTTTCGTACCATGCGGGGCGCGCCCCGGGAGGGTGTATATGTGGGGGAGGAGGAGGCTAGGTTAACCCCCTTGGGCCGGTTTCTCCGGCGCTACCGGTTGGACGAGTTGCCTCAGTTTTGGAATATTTTGAAGGGGGATATGAGCCTGGTGGGACCGCGGCCGGAACAGCGTGTTTTGGCAGAGGTGTACGCCAAGGAAATCCCCCTTTACCCCTTGCGCCATAGCGTGCGCCCTGGGCTCACAGGGTGGGCGCAGGTGCAGCAAGGTTACACGGAAGGTGTGGAGGGAACCCGGTTGAAGCTTAGCTATGACCTTTACTACATCAAGCACCTTTCCTTTTGGCTTGACCTTCGGATACTGGTGAAGACCCTTTGGGTTATAGGGACTGGGTTTGGTGCCCGTTAG
- a CDS encoding NAD-dependent epimerase/dehydratase family protein → MPGGENFVAGNGVFCQNTYGLCMDPKDGRVVSAFIVQALRGEPLTVFGDGSQTRSFCYVDDLIEGIRRLMEVDYPYPVNLGNPEEYRVLELAQLVKELTGSPSPIVFRPLPEDDPKQRRPDISLARRLLGWEPRVPVREGLMRTIAYFREVMGDR, encoded by the coding sequence GTGCCGGGGGGCGAGAACTTTGTGGCGGGCAACGGGGTTTTCTGCCAGAACACCTACGGCCTCTGCATGGACCCGAAGGACGGGCGGGTGGTGTCCGCCTTCATCGTTCAAGCCCTCAGAGGGGAGCCCCTCACGGTGTTTGGCGACGGGAGCCAGACCCGGTCCTTCTGCTACGTGGACGACCTAATAGAGGGAATCCGGCGCCTTATGGAGGTGGACTACCCCTACCCGGTGAACCTGGGGAACCCGGAGGAGTACCGGGTTCTGGAGCTCGCCCAGTTGGTAAAGGAGCTTACGGGAAGCCCTTCTCCCATTGTCTTCCGCCCCCTGCCGGAGGACGACCCCAAGCAACGCCGGCCGGACATCTCCTTGGCGAGGCGCCTCCTGGGGTGGGAGCCGCGGGTTCCGGTGCGAGAGGGCTTGATGCGGACCATTGCGTACTTTAGGGAGGTGATGGGCGATCGTTAG
- a CDS encoding glycosyltransferase family 2 protein — protein sequence MSRRGADVVSDSKLALEGRKIRFSLVLATVDRTVELEKFLLSLEAQTYRNFEVILIDQNPDERIKEVLSRFSFSFPVRHLKVRWKGLSRARNFGLRYAKGEIVAFPDDDCVYNDPYFLSKISDFLEKRSDIDLLIVRATDLGGRDFPLQRKTPGKVSPWQMWHLSISWVLFALRRVTEKVFFDEHLGVGSETPWGAGEDTDFGLRVLKAGFSVWYEPTLSVAHPNKLPGAEKARRYGRGNGYVLRKHGAWMKFVWIMARRGVALLFYMLMGKWEETTWRWEALKGTIEGFTGLVRGKRRI from the coding sequence GTGAGTAGGCGTGGGGCTGATGTGGTGTCGGATAGCAAACTCGCCTTGGAGGGTAGAAAGATCAGGTTTTCGCTGGTTTTAGCCACAGTAGACCGAACGGTGGAATTGGAAAAATTTCTACTGTCTTTAGAAGCCCAAACATATCGAAACTTTGAAGTGATTTTGATAGATCAGAATCCAGATGAAAGGATTAAGGAAGTTTTGAGCCGGTTTAGTTTTTCTTTCCCAGTTCGACACCTCAAGGTTCGCTGGAAGGGGCTTTCTAGAGCTCGTAATTTTGGACTTCGTTATGCAAAAGGAGAGATCGTTGCCTTTCCAGATGATGATTGTGTGTATAACGATCCATATTTTCTGAGTAAGATAAGTGACTTTTTGGAAAAGAGATCGGACATAGACCTTTTGATTGTGAGGGCAACAGATTTAGGAGGCCGGGATTTCCCCTTGCAGCGGAAAACGCCGGGAAAGGTTTCTCCATGGCAGATGTGGCATCTTTCCATAAGTTGGGTTTTGTTTGCCTTGCGCCGCGTTACTGAGAAGGTGTTCTTTGACGAGCATTTGGGGGTTGGTTCTGAGACGCCTTGGGGCGCTGGGGAGGATACGGACTTTGGACTGAGGGTTTTAAAGGCCGGGTTTTCGGTGTGGTATGAGCCGACTTTGAGTGTGGCACATCCGAACAAATTACCAGGGGCTGAAAAAGCTAGGAGGTATGGAAGGGGTAACGGGTATGTTCTTAGAAAGCACGGAGCATGGATGAAGTTTGTGTGGATTATGGCTCGTCGGGGTGTGGCTTTGTTGTTCTATATGTTGATGGGGAAGTGGGAGGAAACAACCTGGCGCTGGGAAGCTCTTAAGGGTACTATCGAGGGCTTTACAGGGTTGGTGAGAGGGAAAAGGCGTATATGA
- a CDS encoding O-antigen ligase family protein codes for MWQSLEQKVDFKMKLLASLILGLSLSVVRWEPSFFDLVLPIAILLGYRYFSWSPGHVLALVLIGLFMLSQLLSLFLALGRDFDEVVPWDRMVFYMLVTFYVSLISVVFMGLKEKVSIYYFLAGYFVGALLFSLLGIFAFLGMPGLESLLWGGSRLVGLFKDPNVFGAFLVPALLFSLAESSRRKPLWLLGFLLLLAALLLSLSRGAWVNFLVALVAWTFLRPKARCPLTLLMFSLFIATFLYATLLLGDTFSSRLGFQPYDRDRFSKQVEALVASWEDPIGKGPGSAEYFLEYATHNSYVRLAFETGWVSLCFWLAFVGLSMAYALRCGLKQGSLLHEIIFASLAGILAESFVIDTLHWRHMWIMLGLAWSGYACALSDHPSRARGGPDASSGAPEGLPGQG; via the coding sequence ATGTGGCAATCTTTGGAACAAAAAGTGGATTTCAAAATGAAGCTCCTTGCGTCTCTTATTTTGGGGCTTTCCTTATCTGTTGTTCGTTGGGAGCCATCGTTTTTTGATTTGGTTCTGCCCATAGCGATATTGTTGGGATATAGATACTTTTCTTGGAGTCCGGGACATGTTTTAGCCCTTGTTTTAATTGGCCTTTTCATGTTAAGTCAATTGCTTTCTTTGTTTTTGGCCTTAGGTAGGGATTTTGATGAAGTGGTGCCATGGGATAGGATGGTGTTTTATATGCTTGTCACCTTTTATGTGAGTTTGATTTCGGTTGTATTCATGGGGTTAAAGGAAAAGGTTTCTATTTATTATTTTCTTGCAGGTTATTTTGTGGGTGCCTTATTGTTTTCTCTTTTAGGTATCTTCGCCTTTCTCGGCATGCCGGGCCTCGAGTCATTACTTTGGGGTGGGTCAAGGTTGGTGGGTTTGTTTAAGGACCCTAACGTTTTTGGAGCTTTTTTAGTACCAGCATTGCTCTTTTCGCTTGCCGAAAGCTCCAGGCGCAAGCCACTTTGGTTGCTTGGCTTTTTGCTACTCCTAGCCGCTTTGCTGTTATCTCTCTCAAGGGGGGCTTGGGTTAACTTCCTCGTTGCGCTGGTGGCATGGACATTTTTGCGTCCAAAGGCCAGATGCCCTTTGACACTGCTGATGTTTTCGTTGTTTATAGCAACTTTTCTTTATGCAACACTCCTGCTAGGCGACACTTTCTCCTCGCGCTTGGGTTTCCAGCCCTATGACCGCGATAGGTTCAGCAAGCAGGTGGAGGCCCTAGTTGCGTCCTGGGAGGACCCCATAGGGAAGGGGCCGGGATCGGCCGAGTACTTTTTGGAGTATGCCACCCACAACTCCTATGTGCGCTTAGCCTTTGAAACCGGTTGGGTCAGCCTTTGCTTCTGGCTTGCTTTTGTAGGCCTTAGCATGGCTTATGCACTGAGGTGTGGACTCAAGCAGGGCAGTTTATTGCACGAGATCATATTCGCGAGCCTCGCCGGTATTCTCGCAGAAAGCTTCGTCATCGATACGCTCCATTGGCGGCATATGTGGATCATGCTTGGCTTAGCATGGTCGGGGTATGCGTGTGCTTTATCTGATCACCCGAGCCGAGCCAGGGGGGGCCCAGATGCATCTTCTGGAGCTCCTGAGGGCCTTCCGGGACAGGGCTGA